In Bradyrhizobium erythrophlei, a single genomic region encodes these proteins:
- a CDS encoding ABC transporter substrate-binding protein: MKRREFITLISGAATAWPFAAYAEQSTRIRKVAVILGVADDTEGHARLGALKQGMETLGWFEGRNAHFDVRYTAANPEIIRSATSEIMGRAPDVIVANTNKVVIALKQQTRALPIVFVQVIDPVTAGLVESLSAPGGNVTGFMSADFSLSAKSVETLKEIAPQVTRLAMLRDSTDPQSIGQAASVQMAATSLGMELTSIEIGDADTISRGIDLFARRQNGGLVVTATPLSTVHLETIIAAAARNKLPAIYPYRYFANRGGLISYGADNLDLWRRAATYVDRILKGANPSELPVQQPTKFALIINLKTAKALDLKPEPTLLARADEVIE, from the coding sequence ATGAAGCGGCGCGAGTTCATAACACTCATCAGCGGCGCGGCAACGGCTTGGCCGTTCGCTGCTTACGCAGAACAATCTACCCGCATTCGGAAGGTCGCTGTCATCTTGGGGGTTGCCGACGATACGGAGGGCCATGCCCGGTTAGGTGCCCTCAAGCAAGGCATGGAGACCCTAGGGTGGTTCGAGGGCCGGAATGCCCATTTCGATGTCCGGTACACTGCCGCCAACCCCGAAATTATACGTAGCGCAACTTCGGAAATCATGGGTCGTGCCCCTGATGTCATCGTCGCAAATACCAACAAGGTTGTCATAGCGCTTAAACAACAAACCCGCGCGCTTCCAATCGTATTCGTGCAGGTTATTGATCCCGTTACCGCGGGACTTGTTGAAAGCCTCTCGGCTCCTGGAGGAAATGTCACGGGGTTCATGAGTGCCGACTTCTCTCTCTCCGCCAAATCCGTCGAGACGCTCAAGGAGATTGCGCCCCAAGTGACACGTCTTGCCATGTTGCGCGACTCCACCGATCCCCAATCGATTGGTCAGGCAGCGTCCGTCCAAATGGCCGCGACCTCGCTTGGCATGGAACTCACCTCGATTGAAATCGGTGATGCTGACACAATTTCACGAGGGATCGATTTGTTTGCACGGCGGCAGAATGGAGGCCTCGTTGTCACCGCGACGCCGCTTTCGACGGTTCATCTTGAAACGATTATTGCAGCGGCGGCTAGAAATAAGCTGCCCGCAATCTATCCCTATCGGTATTTTGCGAACCGAGGTGGCCTAATTTCCTACGGGGCGGATAATCTCGATCTTTGGCGGCGAGCCGCCACCTATGTGGACCGCATTCTAAAAGGTGCAAATCCTTCTGAATTGCCGGTCCAACAGCCGACGAAGTTTGCCCTCATCATCAATCTCAAAACGGCCAAGGCACTTGACCTCAAGCCGGAACCCACCCTTCTCGCCCGCGCCGACGAGGTGATCGAATGA